The following coding sequences lie in one Mycobacterium sp. DL440 genomic window:
- a CDS encoding ferredoxin has product MTVRPDNRLDDAPMAPVMCGRCGAGVQVRKSSWNQTSVQWNGTALSRCEERCTAAQLAGNGGRGLFLACSALGESIVDAVGSGALRVVDEKS; this is encoded by the coding sequence ATGACTGTCCGCCCGGACAATCGTCTCGACGACGCACCGATGGCGCCCGTGATGTGCGGGCGCTGCGGTGCCGGCGTGCAGGTACGCAAAAGCAGCTGGAACCAGACCAGCGTTCAATGGAACGGCACTGCGTTGAGTCGTTGCGAGGAGCGCTGTACAGCAGCCCAGTTGGCTGGGAACGGTGGACGCGGGTTGTTTCTCGCCTGCTCGGCCTTGGGCGAGTCCATCGTCGATGCGGTGGGTTCCGGAGCGCTCCGCGTGGTCGATGAGAAGTCGTGA
- a CDS encoding TetR family transcriptional regulator — protein sequence MRASELKAEKTFHLLAHESCLGTAELTAGRMARRERIVRAAMSLALRGYDACQIRSVAATAGMSASTVYQYFPSKDDLLLACFYEWLWDFETEYRCGTSDTDPFQRLLHVSLALTGRLCSSPQFAEAMIRPYLYADGTAATQADLVRRQTVRIFIEAAGGATSPPREIGAAEVLSDVWMSNVAAFAQRRIALTELSERLTRTVSLLKK from the coding sequence GTGAGAGCATCTGAGTTGAAAGCGGAGAAGACGTTTCACCTCTTGGCTCACGAATCATGCTTGGGAACAGCAGAACTCACAGCCGGCCGAATGGCCCGTCGTGAGCGGATCGTCCGCGCCGCGATGTCACTGGCCCTCCGGGGCTACGATGCATGCCAGATCCGTTCAGTTGCCGCGACGGCAGGCATGTCGGCCAGCACTGTGTACCAATATTTCCCATCGAAGGACGACCTGCTGCTCGCATGTTTCTATGAATGGCTGTGGGATTTCGAGACTGAGTATCGTTGCGGTACAAGCGATACAGATCCGTTTCAGCGTTTGCTGCACGTCTCCCTGGCGCTCACCGGCAGGCTCTGCTCCTCACCGCAGTTTGCCGAGGCCATGATTCGCCCTTATCTGTACGCCGACGGCACCGCTGCGACCCAGGCTGACCTGGTCCGCCGGCAGACGGTCCGGATCTTCATCGAGGCCGCCGGCGGCGCCACATCGCCGCCGCGGGAAATCGGAGCTGCCGAAGTGCTCTCTGACGTCTGGATGTCCAATGTCGCCGCATTCGCTCAGCGGCGCATCGCTCTTACGGAACTGTCAGAACGACTCACCCGTACCGTCAGCCTCCTGAAGAAATAG
- a CDS encoding TetR/AcrR family transcriptional regulator, with amino-acid sequence MEKVSKPVTLTERRAEELRLDIALAARDLFLEEGSTSVTVDRICSAAGIAPRTFHRHFPVKEDVVLPLFRRFGTLSVDMLAHAAPERNAVEALVEAFSTEVPKRGTVEFDRTFMALVLNNPQYRLRWLDWGQDLIGPITEFFAARFDLGNDPSTRELPAQLVIQVCRHAYVRWVADGNFAGLRAALQVGMQMVVAGALPILSKQG; translated from the coding sequence ATGGAGAAGGTCAGCAAGCCGGTGACGCTGACCGAGCGGCGCGCCGAGGAGCTTCGATTGGATATCGCGCTGGCCGCGCGTGATCTCTTCCTCGAGGAAGGTTCGACCTCGGTTACCGTGGATCGAATCTGTTCCGCGGCGGGCATCGCTCCCCGCACGTTTCACCGGCACTTTCCGGTGAAGGAGGATGTGGTCCTGCCGTTGTTCCGCCGTTTCGGCACCCTGAGCGTCGACATGCTCGCCCACGCTGCTCCGGAACGCAATGCGGTCGAGGCGTTGGTCGAGGCGTTCAGCACCGAAGTCCCCAAGCGGGGGACGGTCGAATTTGACCGCACGTTCATGGCATTGGTGCTCAACAACCCCCAGTACCGGCTGCGCTGGTTGGACTGGGGGCAGGACCTCATCGGCCCGATTACCGAGTTCTTCGCTGCCCGGTTTGACCTCGGTAACGACCCGAGTACGCGAGAATTACCAGCACAGTTGGTAATTCAAGTATGCAGACACGCATATGTGCGCTGGGTCGCGGACGGCAACTTCGCCGGTCTGCGAGCCGCGTTGCAGGTTGGTATGCAAATGGTTGTTGCGGGGGCACTGCCGATTCTGTCCAAACAGGGCTGA
- a CDS encoding nuclear transport factor 2 family protein produces MDPDRLQGLCDERDIERALNLFARAMDDRDWATMAEILADDAEGDFGTGRLAGSTAIITMIRGFLDSCGPTQHLIGNIVIDVAGNTAASKAYIRDVHLNSAADPSTRFYTLGDYHDTWRRDGDGRWRITERIKANRAYVGPLEIFGS; encoded by the coding sequence ATGGATCCCGACCGCCTGCAAGGGTTATGCGATGAGCGCGACATAGAACGGGCCCTAAACCTCTTCGCCCGCGCCATGGACGATCGTGACTGGGCCACGATGGCCGAGATCCTCGCTGATGACGCCGAAGGCGACTTCGGAACCGGGCGCCTCGCAGGAAGCACTGCGATCATCACCATGATTCGCGGATTCCTCGACAGCTGTGGCCCCACTCAGCATCTCATCGGCAACATCGTCATCGATGTTGCCGGCAACACCGCAGCCAGCAAGGCCTACATCCGCGACGTCCACCTGAACTCTGCCGCCGATCCGTCGACGCGCTTCTACACATTGGGCGACTACCACGACACCTGGCGGCGAGACGGCGATGGTCGTTGGCGTATCACCGAACGCATCAAGGCCAACCGTGCGTATGTGGGTCCGTTGGAAATCTTTGGTAGTTAA
- a CDS encoding SDR family NAD(P)-dependent oxidoreductase, with protein MNRFSDRRVIVTGAGSGIGAATVARLLDEGATVVAYDISADGLAATAAAAEVAGTAKRLTTAVLDISREDDVIAGVDEAVAKLGGLEVLVNVAAMQSCSHTHETTLDDWNRTLAVNLTGTFLMTRQALPALLESGRGVVVNFTSTAATFAHPYMAAYAASKGGILSFTHSLALEYSKQGLRAVNIQPGGVSTALANSTLDKMPEGYDLGLWAKQTPLLHGTESEILGDPGAVASVIAMVASDDGAFITGTEIRVDGGAHA; from the coding sequence ATGAACCGTTTCTCAGATCGTCGTGTGATCGTCACCGGCGCCGGGTCGGGTATCGGCGCGGCCACGGTGGCGCGCCTGCTCGATGAGGGTGCGACGGTGGTGGCCTACGACATCTCTGCCGACGGCCTGGCCGCGACGGCCGCTGCTGCTGAAGTCGCCGGTACCGCCAAGCGACTCACCACCGCCGTGCTCGACATCTCCCGCGAAGACGACGTCATCGCGGGAGTGGACGAGGCGGTGGCCAAGTTGGGCGGCCTGGAGGTACTGGTCAATGTGGCTGCTATGCAATCGTGTTCGCATACCCACGAGACCACGCTTGATGACTGGAACCGCACCCTGGCGGTCAATCTCACCGGCACCTTTCTGATGACCCGACAGGCGCTGCCGGCTCTGCTGGAATCGGGACGAGGCGTCGTCGTGAACTTCACGTCCACCGCCGCGACGTTCGCACACCCCTACATGGCGGCATATGCAGCGAGTAAGGGCGGCATACTCAGCTTCACTCACTCACTGGCACTGGAGTACTCGAAGCAAGGTCTGCGTGCGGTCAACATCCAGCCCGGCGGGGTGTCAACGGCTCTGGCCAACAGCACTCTTGACAAGATGCCGGAGGGATACGACCTCGGACTGTGGGCTAAGCAGACCCCGTTGCTGCACGGTACCGAAAGCGAAATCCTCGGGGACCCGGGCGCAGTAGCATCGGTCATTGCCATGGTCGCCTCCGATGACGGCGCGTTCATCACCGGCACCGAGATCCGTGTCGATGGCGGTGCGCACGCCTGA
- a CDS encoding alpha/beta hydrolase, with translation MVYPPLDPDAAARVASFGEMTPMGDRGLAAVRAGIEAAPRPDMPPMAGIDDVTVPGPAGPIPVRLYRPTAEIRPPVLVYLHGGGLVMGSNHSFEPLARELACASGAAVAAVDYRLAPESPPPAQFDDAYAATEWIAGHAGHLDLDADRLAVVGDSAGGSLAAAVALAARDRAGPSICAQVLLYPGLDRDMGAASIVAMPDAPLLRHEDIVYMHELVDGSSGSPHNTYQVPAYATDLSRLPAAIVVTGECDPIRDWGERYAGRLRDAGVQTTVTRYPGMYHGFLMRSDATARGRLALAEVGALLQAKFAHPIQF, from the coding sequence ATGGTCTATCCACCACTCGATCCCGACGCCGCCGCACGGGTGGCATCATTCGGTGAGATGACGCCCATGGGAGACCGGGGCCTGGCGGCCGTACGCGCCGGTATCGAGGCCGCACCGCGGCCCGATATGCCGCCCATGGCCGGCATCGACGACGTGACGGTGCCGGGTCCGGCCGGACCGATTCCGGTGCGGCTGTATCGACCCACGGCTGAGATTCGTCCGCCCGTGCTCGTGTACCTGCACGGCGGTGGGCTGGTGATGGGCTCCAACCACTCGTTCGAGCCCCTCGCACGTGAACTGGCATGCGCCAGCGGCGCCGCTGTCGCGGCTGTCGACTACCGGCTGGCACCGGAATCGCCGCCACCGGCACAGTTCGATGATGCCTACGCGGCCACTGAATGGATTGCCGGCCACGCCGGCCACCTCGACCTCGACGCCGACCGCCTGGCGGTTGTCGGCGACAGTGCCGGCGGATCACTGGCTGCCGCAGTGGCATTGGCGGCCCGCGACCGGGCCGGTCCATCGATTTGCGCCCAGGTGCTGCTCTACCCCGGCCTGGATCGGGACATGGGCGCCGCGTCGATCGTCGCCATGCCCGATGCACCGCTGCTGCGCCACGAAGACATCGTCTACATGCACGAATTGGTGGACGGCAGCAGCGGATCGCCGCACAACACGTATCAGGTTCCGGCGTATGCGACCGACCTGAGCCGCCTTCCGGCGGCGATCGTCGTCACCGGGGAGTGCGACCCGATCCGGGATTGGGGCGAGCGCTATGCCGGTCGTCTGCGAGACGCGGGTGTGCAAACCACCGTGACCCGGTATCCCGGTATGTACCACGGCTTTCTGATGCGCTCCGACGCCACCGCGCGCGGGCGGTTGGCCTTGGCCGAAGTAGGTGCTTTGCTGCAGGCCAAGTTTGCACACCCAATTCAGTTTTGA
- a CDS encoding SDR family NAD(P)-dependent oxidoreductase has protein sequence MSAREIFGGGVAVITGAGAGIGAGLARYASRLGMTVVLVDINAEAIAGLREEINAAGGSARDVVCDVRDADAVQALADEVCRDLGPVRLLVNNAGIEQFGYLWDIPVSNWQRVVDINVSGVFHGIRAFLPKMMATDAPAWVWNLSSIGGVAVVPLQAPYIMSKHAVLALTECLDLEVQSAGHDHHVHVQAVLPGAVVSSIFESAGGVDSGDTGAAEGQRTAMLDIKAEAMDPLAAAEVVFDQAAEGRFYLLTQPDYVGSAMVERARVLSGQEPPRLRTQRRFDPAKN, from the coding sequence GTGAGCGCCCGAGAAATCTTCGGCGGCGGCGTCGCCGTCATCACGGGGGCCGGCGCCGGAATCGGCGCCGGCCTGGCCCGGTATGCCAGCCGGTTGGGTATGACGGTGGTGTTGGTCGACATCAACGCCGAGGCCATCGCGGGCCTCCGCGAAGAAATCAACGCCGCAGGCGGATCGGCGAGGGACGTGGTCTGCGATGTTCGTGACGCAGACGCGGTACAGGCACTGGCCGACGAGGTCTGTCGCGACCTCGGGCCGGTGCGACTATTGGTCAACAATGCCGGCATCGAGCAGTTCGGGTATCTGTGGGACATCCCGGTATCGAATTGGCAACGTGTTGTCGACATCAACGTCAGCGGCGTCTTCCACGGCATCAGAGCATTCCTGCCCAAGATGATGGCCACCGACGCCCCGGCGTGGGTATGGAATCTGTCATCGATCGGCGGTGTCGCTGTGGTTCCGTTGCAGGCGCCGTACATCATGAGCAAGCACGCGGTACTCGCACTGACCGAATGCCTGGATCTGGAAGTGCAATCCGCCGGCCATGACCACCACGTGCACGTCCAGGCCGTCCTGCCGGGCGCTGTGGTGTCGAGCATCTTCGAATCCGCAGGCGGGGTGGACTCGGGGGACACCGGCGCGGCCGAAGGACAACGCACGGCGATGCTCGACATCAAAGCCGAGGCAATGGACCCGCTGGCCGCAGCAGAGGTGGTCTTCGACCAGGCCGCCGAAGGCCGGTTCTACCTGCTCACCCAACCAGACTATGTCGGGTCGGCCATGGTGGAACGGGCTCGCGTCTTGAGCGGCCAAGAGCCTCCCCGTCTGCGCACCCAGCGCCGATTCGACCCGGCAAAGAACTGA
- a CDS encoding polyketide cyclase, with amino-acid sequence MSNEITLPDVQEFISGFWYHYDQGHFDELDIRLADEMEYLSRSDSGACPFEHLLAAELHGKAETLAWLIEHRNENPYPCRHHATNVFRTGTDGEVTTVRFYLFVNQITNNVPFAVSSGVVDAGIRRSDDGLVFTSLNVILDAEDSVPLAEHTAKAAAAQSA; translated from the coding sequence ATGAGCAACGAGATCACCCTGCCTGACGTCCAGGAATTCATCTCCGGTTTCTGGTACCACTACGACCAGGGCCACTTCGACGAGCTGGACATCCGCCTTGCCGACGAGATGGAGTACTTGAGCCGCTCCGATTCCGGCGCGTGCCCGTTCGAGCATCTGCTGGCGGCCGAGTTGCACGGCAAGGCCGAAACATTGGCCTGGCTCATCGAGCATCGCAACGAGAACCCGTACCCGTGCCGTCATCACGCGACGAACGTGTTCCGCACCGGAACCGACGGCGAGGTCACCACTGTCCGCTTCTATCTGTTCGTCAACCAGATCACCAACAATGTGCCGTTCGCGGTGTCCAGTGGAGTCGTCGATGCCGGGATCCGACGCTCGGACGACGGACTGGTGTTCACCTCGCTAAACGTGATCCTCGACGCCGAGGACTCGGTGCCGCTCGCCGAGCACACCGCCAAGGCCGCGGCGGCGCAATCCGCGTGA
- a CDS encoding acyl-CoA dehydrogenase family protein — translation MSTVDPALVTMMDEVFADYRQDRPPVGPGERITSDRTLWKRLASLGLVRLTGAEESGGSGAGWHEAAELLSAAVRHGVRIPLAEHDLLACWLLDAAGQPADDAIRTVYVAPRSGDAAAPVPWAGEADRIVVLLPSGDGYRLTELDTSDVSISTGTNLIGEPRDTITLDTEHLEGHPVSAELVSQLRWKSAMTRAIQVCAALDRAVAMSVEHVASRVQFGRPLAKFQAIQNLISDAAAESALARAATEAALDTAIRTGWAAAHLDFQIATARSCAGHAASVVTRNAHQVHGAIGTTHEHRLHEYTRAALAWRSEYGSVRFWDGQVARAAVAAGGRQLWALIADDEQAVFR, via the coding sequence ATGAGTACGGTGGATCCCGCTCTGGTGACCATGATGGACGAGGTCTTCGCCGATTACCGTCAGGACCGCCCACCCGTCGGCCCCGGCGAGCGCATCACCAGTGACCGCACCCTCTGGAAACGCCTCGCCTCCCTCGGACTGGTTCGTCTCACCGGAGCAGAGGAATCCGGCGGCAGCGGTGCGGGCTGGCACGAGGCCGCCGAGTTGCTCAGTGCCGCAGTTCGTCACGGCGTGCGGATCCCCCTCGCCGAACACGACCTGCTGGCGTGCTGGTTGTTGGATGCCGCCGGCCAACCGGCCGACGATGCCATCCGAACGGTGTACGTGGCACCGCGCAGCGGCGATGCCGCCGCGCCTGTCCCGTGGGCCGGCGAGGCCGACCGGATCGTCGTGCTGTTGCCCAGTGGCGACGGGTACCGGCTCACCGAGCTCGATACCTCAGACGTGTCCATCAGCACGGGGACAAACCTGATCGGTGAGCCGCGCGACACGATCACCCTCGACACCGAGCACCTTGAGGGACACCCGGTGTCCGCCGAGTTGGTGAGCCAGCTTCGCTGGAAGTCGGCGATGACACGGGCGATCCAAGTCTGCGCGGCGCTCGATCGTGCGGTGGCGATGTCCGTCGAGCACGTGGCTTCACGTGTCCAGTTCGGACGGCCGTTGGCGAAATTTCAAGCGATCCAGAATTTGATCTCCGATGCCGCCGCAGAGTCCGCGCTCGCCCGTGCCGCGACCGAAGCTGCGCTCGACACTGCTATTCGAACCGGTTGGGCAGCAGCGCATCTCGACTTCCAGATCGCCACGGCCCGGTCCTGCGCCGGCCATGCCGCCTCGGTCGTGACCCGCAACGCGCACCAAGTGCACGGTGCGATCGGCACGACCCACGAGCATCGGCTGCACGAGTACACCCGCGCCGCTCTGGCCTGGCGCTCCGAGTACGGCTCGGTGCGCTTCTGGGATGGCCAGGTGGCCAGAGCAGCCGTTGCGGCAGGCGGACGACAGCTCTGGGCACTCATTGCCGATGATGAGCAGGCCGTGTTCCGCTGA
- a CDS encoding acyl-CoA dehydrogenase family protein, which yields MTGSHLTALRDEVREYLAEQLAAGAFTPSVDAWLCGWDENFTTSLAQRGWLGMTVPVHYGGHGRSFHERFVVTEELLAAGAPVAAHWIADRQIVPSLLKYGTEEQKSEFLPRIVRGECFFGIGMSEPDSGSDLASVRTRAVRVEGGWSITGTKVWTSGAHRAHAFIVLARTEPVDPAHRHAGLSQFIVDLRAPGVDVRPIISMNDGHHFNEVVLDEVFIPDAMVFGAIGQGWTQVTSELSFERSGPERFLSTFPLLSRAASAQHGSPDAELGRLIARVAGLHHMSTAVAGALQRGESPDVPAAIVKVLGTTVEGDIADFADRQTGDEAVPEAQWAQLVATAVDQRPGFTLRGGTNEVLRGVIARGLGLR from the coding sequence GTGACCGGCTCGCACCTGACCGCTCTGCGTGACGAGGTACGCGAATACCTGGCCGAGCAATTGGCCGCCGGGGCGTTCACACCATCAGTCGACGCATGGTTGTGCGGATGGGACGAAAACTTCACCACCTCGTTGGCGCAACGTGGCTGGCTGGGCATGACAGTTCCCGTGCACTACGGCGGTCATGGCCGCTCTTTCCACGAGCGGTTCGTGGTGACCGAGGAACTGCTGGCCGCAGGTGCCCCGGTCGCCGCACACTGGATCGCCGACCGCCAGATCGTGCCCTCGCTGCTGAAGTACGGTACCGAAGAACAGAAGTCAGAATTCCTGCCGCGCATCGTGCGTGGTGAGTGTTTCTTCGGAATCGGGATGAGCGAGCCGGATTCGGGTTCAGATCTCGCCAGCGTGCGCACGCGTGCAGTGCGGGTCGAGGGTGGCTGGTCCATCACCGGCACCAAGGTCTGGACGTCGGGAGCTCACCGCGCTCACGCGTTCATCGTGCTGGCCCGCACCGAACCGGTGGATCCCGCACATCGCCATGCCGGGCTGAGTCAGTTCATCGTCGACCTGCGCGCCCCGGGGGTGGATGTCCGTCCCATCATCTCGATGAACGACGGACACCACTTCAACGAGGTGGTCCTCGACGAGGTGTTCATCCCCGATGCCATGGTCTTCGGAGCGATCGGCCAGGGCTGGACACAGGTGACGTCCGAGCTGAGCTTTGAACGCAGCGGCCCCGAACGCTTCCTGTCCACGTTCCCCCTCCTCAGTCGCGCTGCTTCCGCACAACATGGGTCACCCGACGCCGAACTGGGACGCCTGATCGCCCGCGTCGCCGGCCTGCATCACATGTCGACCGCGGTGGCCGGCGCACTGCAACGCGGTGAGAGTCCGGATGTGCCGGCCGCCATCGTCAAGGTTCTCGGCACCACGGTCGAGGGCGACATCGCCGACTTCGCCGACCGGCAGACCGGAGACGAGGCTGTACCGGAGGCGCAGTGGGCTCAACTGGTGGCCACCGCAGTGGACCAGCGCCCCGGCTTCACGTTGCGCGGCGGTACCAACGAAGTGCTGCGCGGTGTTATCGCGCGGGGATTGGGTTTGCGATGA
- a CDS encoding crotonase/enoyl-CoA hydratase family protein: MSSPLDIRTDGPVQLWTINLPDVGNAITGKDVIAAFETQVDAANCDNTVCAVILTGAGKIFSAGGNVKEMADRQGMFGLDAIDQRRAYIDGIQRIPRALGRLEVPLIAAVNGAAIGAGCDLAMMCDIRIASERASFAESFVQLGLIPGDGGTWFLPRAVGYARAAELTFTGERINATTAQEWGLVSRVVPHEDLMPEARALADRIAVNPAHALRMAKRLLQESTTGSLESTLSMAAAMQPLAHHDTEHQQRIAKWRTA, translated from the coding sequence GTGAGTTCACCGCTGGACATCCGCACCGACGGTCCGGTTCAACTCTGGACGATCAACTTGCCCGACGTCGGCAACGCCATCACCGGCAAGGACGTCATCGCCGCGTTCGAAACCCAGGTCGATGCAGCCAACTGCGACAACACAGTCTGCGCCGTCATCCTCACCGGTGCCGGCAAGATCTTCTCCGCCGGCGGCAACGTCAAGGAGATGGCCGATCGACAGGGCATGTTCGGCCTGGACGCGATCGACCAACGGCGGGCCTACATCGATGGCATCCAACGGATTCCACGCGCGCTCGGACGCTTGGAAGTTCCGCTCATCGCCGCGGTCAACGGCGCAGCCATCGGCGCCGGGTGCGACCTGGCGATGATGTGCGATATCCGAATCGCCTCCGAACGCGCATCTTTCGCCGAAAGCTTTGTCCAGCTCGGGCTGATCCCGGGTGACGGCGGTACCTGGTTCCTTCCTCGCGCCGTCGGCTACGCCCGGGCCGCGGAGCTGACCTTCACCGGCGAGCGGATCAATGCGACCACCGCACAGGAGTGGGGCCTGGTCAGCCGGGTCGTGCCACACGAAGACCTCATGCCCGAAGCACGTGCGTTGGCCGATCGGATCGCGGTGAACCCTGCGCATGCGCTGCGGATGGCCAAGCGACTGCTGCAGGAATCGACAACCGGATCCCTGGAGTCCACGCTCTCCATGGCTGCCGCCATGCAACCGCTGGCCCACCACGATACCGAGCACCAACAGCGCATCGCGAAGTGGCGAACCGCGTGA
- a CDS encoding aldehyde dehydrogenase family protein, giving the protein MTVPTYEHDTLFIDGRWATPSGDGAIEVVDPSTGAVIGYVPNGNAADVDAAIAAARRAFDPSVTVAERRDRLQRVIAAMEKRLPDIADLITAEMGAPVRIAQTVQTQVPLAVAKGFADVLDTFDFEERIGNSLILREPYGVVGAITPWNYPLYQVVAKVLPAIAAGCTVVLKPSNEAPLSVFAFVEACEEAGLPPGTINVVSGPGRVIGERLASHPDVDFVSFTGSTGVGARVGELAGQSIKKVALELGGKSANVILDGADLTTAVKVGVANAFLNGGQTCMAWTRMLVPQSRYGEALDLIEAAVSRYTVGDPRDPATRIGPSASQSQFETVRGFIERAQRDGARLLVGGADPVRDTGFFIAPTVFADVDPDSELGQEEVFGPVLAVIPYSDADDALRIANGTPYGLSGAVWAAGDDEAIAFARQVQTGQLDINGGAYNPAAPFGGYKKSGIGRELGRFGFEEYLQTKSLQLKERV; this is encoded by the coding sequence ATGACCGTGCCCACATACGAACACGACACACTGTTCATCGACGGCCGATGGGCCACGCCCTCGGGCGACGGTGCCATCGAAGTCGTCGACCCGTCCACCGGAGCGGTGATCGGCTACGTACCCAATGGCAATGCCGCCGATGTCGACGCCGCCATTGCCGCGGCCCGCCGCGCGTTCGATCCCTCTGTCACCGTTGCCGAACGGCGGGACCGGCTGCAGCGGGTGATCGCCGCGATGGAGAAGCGGCTACCCGACATTGCCGATCTCATCACCGCCGAGATGGGTGCACCGGTGCGCATCGCCCAGACGGTGCAGACGCAGGTGCCGCTGGCGGTGGCCAAAGGCTTCGCCGACGTCCTGGACACATTCGACTTCGAAGAGCGCATCGGCAATTCGTTGATCTTGCGGGAGCCTTACGGCGTCGTCGGGGCCATCACGCCGTGGAACTACCCCCTGTATCAGGTGGTCGCCAAGGTACTGCCGGCCATCGCCGCGGGATGCACCGTCGTGCTCAAACCCAGCAACGAAGCCCCCCTGTCGGTGTTCGCGTTCGTCGAAGCCTGCGAGGAGGCGGGCCTGCCACCCGGAACAATCAACGTCGTCTCCGGGCCGGGCCGGGTCATCGGCGAGCGGCTCGCATCGCACCCAGACGTCGACTTCGTCTCGTTCACCGGCTCCACCGGGGTTGGCGCCCGCGTCGGGGAACTCGCCGGCCAGTCGATCAAGAAGGTCGCGCTGGAACTCGGCGGCAAGTCGGCGAACGTCATCCTCGACGGTGCCGACCTCACCACCGCAGTGAAGGTCGGGGTGGCCAACGCATTCCTCAACGGTGGCCAGACTTGCATGGCGTGGACGCGGATGCTGGTGCCGCAGAGCCGCTACGGCGAGGCCTTGGATCTGATCGAGGCCGCTGTGTCCCGCTATACCGTCGGCGACCCGCGGGATCCCGCTACCCGCATCGGCCCGTCGGCGTCGCAGTCGCAGTTCGAGACGGTGCGTGGTTTCATCGAGCGCGCCCAGCGTGACGGCGCCCGGCTCCTGGTCGGCGGCGCCGATCCGGTCCGCGACACTGGGTTCTTCATCGCCCCAACGGTCTTCGCCGACGTCGACCCGGACTCCGAACTCGGTCAGGAAGAAGTATTCGGTCCCGTGTTGGCCGTGATCCCCTACTCCGACGCCGACGATGCATTGCGCATCGCCAACGGCACGCCATACGGGCTTTCCGGTGCGGTGTGGGCCGCCGGCGACGATGAGGCCATCGCATTCGCCCGGCAGGTACAGACCGGTCAGCTCGACATCAACGGCGGGGCCTACAACCCGGCCGCCCCGTTCGGCGGTTACAAGAAGTCCGGGATCGGCCGCGAACTGGGACGGTTCGGCTTCGAGGAATACCTGCAGACCAAATCTCTTCAGCTCAAGGAGCGCGTGTGA
- a CDS encoding zinc-binding dehydrogenase gives MYKGRIARFDEPGKPFQIETVTLPEVGPGEILIRVTRANICGSDVHAWHGTFATRGLGGQLPTVLGHEMVGAVEVLGDGVSTDSNGKPLSAGTRVVFPYFYCCHRCRHCLAGRRNACLNLKMAMLGRADEPPYFVGGYGDYYLIPAGAVVYSVPDSVSDEIAAGANCALSQVMYGLERVDLQLGEHVVVQGAGALGLYAVAVAKARGAANVIAIDGVPERLELATAFGADAVLDLNEVATPKDRAKAVRKLTGGQGADVVVEVVGHPSAIDEGLQMLAQFGRYVEIGNINIGQTFAFDPSRFVFTNKTMVGVSLYDPAVLSRALGFLERHQHRLPFERLAAASYSLDDINDAFAAADGKRDIRASITP, from the coding sequence GTGTATAAGGGCCGCATCGCGCGCTTTGATGAACCCGGCAAGCCATTCCAGATCGAAACGGTCACCCTGCCCGAGGTGGGGCCGGGCGAAATCCTGATCCGCGTCACGCGCGCCAATATCTGCGGATCGGACGTACATGCCTGGCACGGCACATTCGCCACTCGCGGCTTGGGTGGACAGCTGCCCACTGTGTTGGGCCATGAGATGGTCGGTGCGGTCGAGGTACTGGGCGACGGAGTGAGCACCGACTCCAACGGCAAACCGCTGAGCGCGGGCACCAGAGTGGTGTTCCCCTACTTCTACTGCTGCCACCGGTGCCGCCACTGCCTTGCCGGGCGACGCAACGCCTGCCTGAACCTGAAAATGGCCATGCTCGGCCGCGCCGACGAGCCACCGTACTTCGTCGGTGGCTACGGCGACTACTACCTGATCCCGGCCGGGGCAGTGGTCTACAGCGTTCCCGACAGCGTGAGCGACGAGATTGCCGCCGGTGCCAATTGCGCTCTCTCACAGGTCATGTACGGACTTGAACGTGTCGACTTGCAGCTCGGTGAACACGTCGTGGTCCAAGGCGCAGGCGCACTCGGCCTCTACGCCGTCGCGGTCGCCAAGGCACGCGGCGCCGCCAACGTGATCGCCATCGACGGCGTGCCCGAACGTCTCGAGCTCGCCACCGCATTCGGGGCCGACGCGGTGTTGGACCTCAACGAGGTCGCTACCCCCAAGGACCGCGCGAAAGCGGTGCGCAAGCTGACCGGCGGCCAGGGCGCCGACGTGGTGGTCGAGGTTGTCGGCCATCCATCGGCCATCGACGAGGGTCTGCAGATGCTTGCGCAGTTCGGACGTTACGTCGAGATCGGCAACATCAACATCGGCCAGACGTTCGCGTTCGACCCGTCCCGGTTTGTCTTCACCAACAAGACCATGGTCGGGGTCTCCCTGTATGACCCCGCGGTGCTGTCGCGCGCATTGGGCTTCCTCGAACGGCATCAACACCGGTTGCCATTCGAGCGGCTTGCCGCGGCGTCTTATTCGCTCGATGACATCAACGATGCGTTCGCTGCCGCCGACGGCAAGCGCGATATCCGCGCCAGCATCACTCCCTGA